A region of the Peromyscus leucopus breed LL Stock chromosome X, UCI_PerLeu_2.1, whole genome shotgun sequence genome:
AGCTAGGAGAATACTTTTCCTATACATTCATCCTCATAAAACCACTGCCTTCACCCACTAAGAGCCTCTTCCCTTGGAGTTTAGAGGTCCAATTAGTACTGcatcaacaaaataataatgggTGGGTGTCATGAATGACTGAGGGAAAAGATGAGACACAGAGACAGTCAAAAAGAGACTGGCAAAGGTGACCAAAAGACAATGAGGACCCAGGACAGGACATGGAGGTGAGTGAACCAAGCTACTTAGACCCATTTATGGTACCAATGTCCAAGGTTTCCCTCCAGTGACCCCATGGGAGGAACAGCAGGATACAGGGTAAGCATGTCAGGGATACATGGCCCAAAGCCTGAAGCAGAGAATACCCTGGGGTGACCATGAAGACAGTGGAGGAAGCTGCTCACTTGCTTCCAGACCTCCTGGTTCCAATCCTGAAACCTAGAGTAACCTCTGGCCCAGAAACCCAGGCCAGCATTGTCTTGTGTCTCAGTACCTCCCTTTGGATCCCAAAATTTGACAAGATGAGACTTCTCACACGCACACATCCCAGTCAGGCTCTGTCATCCAGCTCACATACTGGAAGCtaaagcagagggagaaagaagcagCAGAGCCTCCTCCAAACTCTGGCTGCCTGAGGCCTCCCCCTGACTGGGCCCAACAAGGCGGACTTCGGGAGCCCTGGCCTACTGGTGGTAAGTGGGGTAGGGCCACTAGAACCAGAGGACAGCCCACAGCTCGTCACACCAGAAGCAGCAGTAGAGGAAAGTATCCCGAACTCTGGCAACCTTCTCCACAGGCTCAAGCCCTTTCCAGCCCAGGGCATCTATGCAGCCCTAAGGATCTGGAGCAGATGCTGCTGGTGGTGAATTATGTCTCCTGCCATCGCCCCCTGCTGGCAGCCCAGTAGACCTTGCTGACATCCATTTTCTATCAGACCCAGGGCAACCAGGCAGCTAGGCATCCTCTTGCTGGCAGCACTCTGGGAGACAGAATCAGGAAGTCCTTAACTATACCACGATCCCAACAAGGAAAGGTACAGGAGGCAGAGCACAAGACCCAGTGCAGATCCACTGGCAGTGGACTTGCTTCCTTCATGTCCTTTCTTGAGGTGACCCATAACCCCACAGTCATCCCAGACTCAGTTCAGCACCAAGGCTTTGCtctgtttgtctttattggtTGAGGGGAGAGGGAACTGAAGGGCTACAACACAAGCAGGATCACCCACAGTCAGCAAAGCACAGAACAGCCACGcgatgcatgtgtgcgtgcaagGTGCAGGAAGGATGGCCCCCAAATCCACTTGCAAACACCTCCTCAGTTTCCATAAAGTGTGACAGCAACATGGGGAGGGGAGCCTCCACCACAGATGAGGTTAGAGGCTGGGAACCATACTGGTGAAGCCCCCACCCCAGTGCCATGCACCACACCCACAGTCTCCAACTTTCCAGCAGAGGCAAGCCTGGGGGACAAGGGGCAGGAAAGGAGACCAAAAgagctggaggaaagaaaagctgGGAGTCAATCCACTTGGCCTTCATTGGCATCCACCTTGGGtggaggggagaaaaaggaagcagagaaaaacaggttCAAGAGGTACCCAGACTTCTTAGATCCTTCCTAGCATTTTACTCAAGCCTTGGCTTTCCTTTCATAGAGACTTCAGAGGTCATGCCCCTATCCCACTAGCATAAGATGTCTGCTGTAACCCTCTGCCCAGCTTCTCCTTCTCTGACACTCTCTCACCTTGACCCTTCAGATCCCACCTAGTGCACTTTAGGCCTTTAGGCTCCCTAAGAAGCCAGTTCCCAGAGGATGCAGGGCCTACACACCTGGTTGTCACCACTTGGGGGACTGGCTAGTCCCAAGGCCTGGGTGGCTGTGACGGGTCATACCCTGCCGGGAGGCTTCCTCACCCTCTGGGCTCTGCCCCAGCTTACGGATGTGACGTAGGAACGATGTGGCATTGAATGCTCTCTGTGGAAAGAGAGTGGAGTCAGGCCAAGCTGGGCCTGGCAACAAGACCAATTCCAAGACCAGCACCAAGacaccagtggccacaccctGAAATAGAAGCATAGTAGTCTTTCTCTCCATGCTCACCTTCCAGTGGGTCCGAGCAAAATTCTTCTGAATTTGCTCACTGACAGAACCCAGGATGTCCTTGTCCAAGGCTGCATCCCCAGAGATCCTAGAGAAAGGTTGAGAGTTGGCACAGGTGTTGCTCCTGCCCCGATACCACCTGCCAGGCATCCCACTCACCAAAGATGCTGTAAGGCCTGTTGGCAGGTGAACCTCTTCTGGGGATCACGCTCCAGCAGGTGCCTGATGAAGTCTTTGGCTGGAGCAGGGGGGCAAGGTCAGTCTGCCCTGTCCCTGGTGCCCTTTCTCACTCCCCAGCACAGGGCCAGCCTTGCACTCACCTGATTCTGAGATGTCATCCCAAAAGGGAGAATCAAACTCGTAGCTGGCCCTCAGAATCTGGCTGAAGAGTTCAGGGTCGCTCTCGTCGTAGAAGGGGGGATACCCACACAGCCTGGCACCCACAGATGAATCACCCAGATGTCCACCCCTCCCCAACCCAGCAGGGGCAGGCAGGTAGGAGTTGAGCCGTCCCAGCGGTCACTCACAGGATGTAGGAGATGACACCCAGGGCCCACACATCTACAGCCTTCCCGTAGGGTTTCTGCTCCAGGAGCTCTGGGGCTGGcggccagaggcagacagacagacagacatgtctgCACAGGCACGCACACATGTCATGCCCTTGAGGGCCACACTTGGTGTACCTATTCAGTCCCAGGAATAGACTGCCACAGGTAGCAGTTGCCCCAGGTCCTGGAGCTTTGGCATCCCCAGGGTCAccagctccctccccaccacAGTGAGCCTTAGAATACTTCCCTCTTACCCACATATCCTGGGGTCCCACAGGCCGTGCCTAGCATGTTGCCAGCTTGTATTTTGGACAGGCCAAAGTCAGAGACCATGATCTTGGAGTCCTCAAAGGGTGTGGCATAGAGGAGGTTTTCAGGCTGTTGACACATGAGGCCAGGGAAAGAGCCTATGATCCCAGAATAGTTTAGGCATTGGGACAGGGTGGGCCTCCAGCACCCTTAATTTCCCCACACCCAGACTGAAGTGGATTTTTGGGAAGAAGACACTCAGGGCCAGAGGTAGATGGGATAGGGTGGGGGCACATCCAGGCACCTTGAGGTCCCGGTGCACAATGCCCAGGCTATGAAGGTAGGAGACAGCACCAAGGACCTGCCCTACAAGGTGGCTGGCATCCTTCTCTGTGTAGGAGCCCCGCTCCATGATGCGGTCAAATAGTTCACCACCTGTCACCCTGAAGGCAGGAGGAATGAGGCAAGAGGTCAACTGACCCAGGCATGGATCTGGGCATTGCACCCCTTCtgcccagcccccccccacagCAGCCCTCCTCACAGCTCCATAGCCAAGTAGAGGTGAGAAGGGCTCTCATGAACATCTTCCAGAGCCACGATGTTGGGGTGGCTGATCCTGCAACAGAGAGAAAAGGCTCCTTGTGGACCACTGTCACCTCTTCACATGGAAGAGCTCTGTCCTGAGCCcccccccttcttctcttccttcacctAGGCTCCCATTCCCTACCAATCCCTGCCCCCACTAGCCCAGGACTTCCTAGAACACACACTTCTGTAGGCCATTTATAAAGCACAGATGGATAGGGTGCCTCTAATGTCACCATGGAGACATGCAGACTCAAAGGGGAAGAGATGCCTAAGGCCCCCTGCAGATTGGCAACCAGGGCTGGTAAGTCCAGAGGACTCAGCCTGTGGCCACAGGTCTCCCCAGTCCAAGGGGCAGGCGGGCATACCTGCGGAGTACCGCGATCTCATTCTCCACCAGGGCCTCCTTGCCCCGAAGTGCTTTCTTGGGGATACACTTGAGGGCCACAAGATGAGCAGAGCCCCTTTCCTGAGCCAGCATCACCTCGGAAAAGGCACCTCTGCCATAGAGCCAGATGGTGGGAGGCAAGAAGAGAGGGGGAAGTTTCcaatgagaggaggaggaagaccagAAATGGAGGAAGTGCGTAGGTCATACCACCCACCCTAACACACACctacaagtgtgcacacacatccccACACCACCTCACACACATTCACCCACATTGACACATTCACCAACATTCACATACCACCTCCCACAGACAACAACATACCTCACAATTCACCCCCATGTTCACACTCACAACACACTCACCACTTATAGGCTCcctcacacattcactcacatgtGTACACGCCTCACATATGGAAATGGTCACTCCCACAGCCCGGCATGCACACTCACGAGCCCAGCTTCTCCCGGATTTCATAGACACTGCTGATGTCCTCCGTCTGTTTCTTGAGCAGCAGCATGTCTGGGGGGCAGGATGTGGGGAGGTAGAGCTAGGTCCCTTGGCAACGCGCAGCTCCCTTGCCCACCAAGCCAGATCTCTTCCAACTCAGGATGGAGTCACCCCACAGTCCGAGTAcacctttcccctcccccacaatcaGAATCACACTCCCACTGAGGCAAGCCACTGCATGCGGGCCTCCCACCCAGTTATGCTGCTGCCAGCCTGTGCTCCCCGACTCCAGCATCCAGAGCGCAAGTAGTGTTAGCCACCAACACTACACCCCCTTTCTGCCTCCACTCATCGAGCCAGCACTGCCGGTTATTTTCCAGAAGGCTCCATACACTCCCATCCTGGCTCATCCAGGCCCACCTCCACCCCTAAGGcccgtgcccctcccccaccagacCTGCCACCGTCACACAGCTCAAGCACACTCCACTTAGGCCACCAACCCGTTCGAATGCACCTGCGACCCTGCTCGCAGCCACCTGTCACGACCACGGCCACCCAACCGCTGCCTGGCCCCTGGTGCCTTGGAGTCGGGGAACTCCGCAACCTCGGTCGCCTGCGTCCAGAGCTGCGTGGGCCGCGCGCGTGCGGGCAAGGGGTGCGCGGGGCGTGACAGGTGTGCGCGGGGGAGGTTGCGGAGCTAAGGCGCCTGCCCGTTGGCCTGGAGCATGTATGCCCTGGCCCGCCCACCCCACTAGCCCGCTTGCCCCCAGCCCAGAGCTGCAGGCAGGTGGTGCAGACCTGCAGCTGGCGCCGCCGCCGCAATGTCGCCTACCGCAGTAGCTGAAGCGCTGAGCCCCCCGCCCACACCCTGCCGGTCCCGCCCACTTTGTGCACGCCCCCGCGAACCCTGGGCTCCCGGTGGCTGTGGCCGCAGCACTGCAGAGCTCCTTGTAAGGCAATTCCCGGGTTCTGACCACTACTATCTGGCTCCTTAGTTATGCTTGCTGACTACTGGATGTTCTGGTGCCCTGGTAGCCCACTGGATGCCCCAAAagccacagggcctttgcaccaCAGGTGACTTCTTCCAAAAATGTTgccatatgtggtgatatattgtgcaccctaacaaatttgcctgaagatcagaggacagagccagccaccagattaaacatagaggccagacagtggtggcacacacctttaatcctagcactcgggaggcagagatccgtcttgatctctgtgtgttcaggccaccctggactacaagaGACTGACTCGGTCTccgagagaaacagagccaggcaatggtggcacacacctttaatcccagtactgggaagcacatacacctttaatcccaggaaatgatggctgggcagagaaaggtacataaggcatgaggacaaagaactaaaggcttttcagctgaggagttgtagAAATAAGACGAggcagtgacttgttcctttgtctctctgatcgttcagcatttacctcaatatcagGCCCctgggattttttattaaaagaccattttagaatttgtgttacagtcatacatggccctggctgtctGCATTCCTTGAACTATTTTAATGTGCTGTCCACAAACAGGTTGTCTAGGCCATTTGCTATACAGCAGCCTCTTTTCCTAGTACCTGATGGCCCTTGAAACTTGATGTCAACATAGTAGTGACCTGGCATAAGTCTCCACCAGCAGGGCTCTCTCTGCTTCTACCCTtacctcctgctcctcctctttttAGCACAGCATTCCCTTTGCTGATGTCATGTGGCTCCAGGAGGCACATATGCCAATGTCTGGCAGAGTAGGAGTCTTTGCAGGGTCTGATGACTCTTTTCCCCTCTTTAGCCTCCTCGGCATCTTCCTGCTGGCCTTTCCATGCACTGACCGTCTTTGTCCAGATGTCTACTCAATTCACCCTCACTCCATTAATTAGTCTGGCATGCTGCCTCCTCAGACAGGCCTCCCCTGCCTGTTCTCTAGGTCATGACCTGTCCCCTCTTCAGAACACCTGCCCCTGCAAATCATTTTGCCAGGTCTTCTGCCCCAAAGCAACTGACCCAGTCCAGGCGAGGCAGTCAGGAAATACTGAGGCCAACCTTCACTCAACAATTAGAGGATTCCTCCATGCCATCCAGCCCTATCGCAGCTCTGTGTCCTTCCTGTAAGAAGGGTCTATTGACTGTCATAGGAGCACATCCAGACAAGTTTATGTCACAAGGCCTCTGCCAAGTTACAAAGACTAAAAGTAGCTTGTTCACTCTAGTTCACTTTACCTTTCCCAGTTGTCTCTCCTGGTTAACTGAGCCTAGATCCAATCTTATCCCCATGCTCAGGTGTCATGAAAAGGAGGGGAGCTGAAGGGGCACAACAGGAagtgctgctcttgcaaagatcCCTGCAGATCTCCAAAGCCCAAGAACGTCTAATGCCCTGAGgatgattgttgttgttgttgtttaactctTTGCTTTTCCGCTCTtttaggggcctgccacccagctcccaaattatcacacatggagacttaattCTTACTTAGAAACACCCAGTcttagcttagcttatttctagccagcttttcttgactATAAATTATCCcattgatggggctggagagatggcccagaggttaagagcaccgactgctcttccagaggtcctgagttcaattcccagcaaccacatggtggctcacaaccatctgtaatgagatctggtgacctcttctggcctgcaactatatacaaaataaattaattaattaaaaaaaattatcccatctcccttttgcctctgggcttttccctttctcttctgtaatcttactttcactcttatgccatgtctggctgtgtgactgggtggctggatcctgatgtcctcctctccttgttcttgctcttcctttttcctcccagatttttcctcctctttattctctctgactgccagccctgcttatcctttcCTGCCAAGTTATTGGCCATtcggttctttattagaccaatcaggtgttttacacatgCAAAGaattacagcttcacagagttaaacaaatgcaacacatctttgcatcattaaaacaaatgttccacaacataaacaaatgaacatatcttaaaataatattccacaacagatgatTAAGGTGGAGAGTTATGAaaatcaaaaaagtaaaatagttgctattttacaaatattatatttcacaaatgtaacacacacacacacacacacttttttctgaATAACCAGAGACTGTTCACATTGAGCAAGATAAGAAAGCCCAGAGACTCCTGGAGAGCAGAGCAGCATATGCCAACTGGAGGCCTATTTCCTGCTCTGGTGATGGGTTCAGTATCTGCACATGATGTGACTTTGTTTCTTTGGGGGgttggacttttcttttttgttgttatgtatagggtgtgctggctagttttatgttatcttaatacaagctagagttatctgagagaagagaacttcctttgagaaaatacctccataagatcctgctattgggcattttcttaattagtgataaaTGGTAGAGGACACAGCacatggtaggtggtgccatccctgggctggtggtcctacgttctataagaaagcaggctgagcaagccatggggaagcaagccagcaagcagcacccctccatggcctctgcatcagctcctgccttccttcagtgatggactgttatctggaagtataagctgaaataaactcttttctccccaggttgttttggttatggtgtttcatcatggcaatagtaaccctaactaggacagaagttggtaccaagatACTGGGGTATGGCTGTGACAAAGCTGACCATGTTGCTTTGGGGAGGATCGTGGAAGGACTTTgaaactttggactagaaaagtcaTTATAGTCGTGTATCAACAGGCCCCTtcttatgcagtgctggggttggaacccagggctttgtatatATAAGGCTatcactctgccaactgagttcCATTCTCAACCCTTGTGAGGCAATTTGGATGTGTCCGACTTCATGTGAAAAATCATATGCAGGTGCAAGTGGCCTCTAGTCCTGGCTACCTGAGAGACTGAagaggagaatcaggaattcaagacatTTCAAGGatttcaagggcagcctgagcaacatactgagacaccaccaccccaccccaccccacccccaccgcccccccccccggcccccccgcccccccccccccccccgccatctaCAAAAATGATGTCACAAGTTGGGTTTGATGATGCATTCCTGAAATCCCAACATTTGAGAAGTGGAGGCtagagttccaggtcaacctcaGTTAAATGACACCTATGAAAAATGACATCCTAGTTTTTGTTTGACACCAGttgtcttagttccttttctactgctgtgataaaacaccatgagcaaggcaacttagaaGGGTTTAATTAATTTAGGACTTATGGCTTCAGAGGGTTAATGTCCATGATCATCATGTTGGGAGTCATAACAGCAGATGGGCAGGTATGGAactggagcagtagctcagaGCTCACAACTTGATCCACAaataagaggcagaaagagagagacactgggaatggtgggagtcttttgaaacctcaaagttaacacacctccttcaacaaaatcacacctcctaatccttgccaGTTTCACCACCTGGGacccaagtattcaaatatttgaacatatgggggccattctcattcaaaacaccacaccaGCATGCAGTAATTATGACATTTGCAACTATTTAAACATCCATTGAAATACTGTGCATGTCAACTTCaagatacatgtgtgtgtggtgggtgttgGTGGCAGTTAATAAAGAACTTTTCAAAATCCTTTCAAGAGATGCCTTACACAAAAATCaactgaaggggctggagagatgaattaGCTATTAACAAGGCATGctgcttcttccagaggacctgagcttgattcccagtatctacattgggtggctcacaactgcttatataTTCCAGTTCTAGTGCCTCCATAGGCACTTACAGGCATGAGCACAAATCAACACCCctccatatacataattaaaaataaaataattattttaaattatattttcatgaattctttgaaaatttaatacaTTCTGAATATATTCACTCTGCCCCCAACTCTCCCCAGACCCACTCAATATATCCAAAGTACACAGAGAATTCAAGTAGAAAAGtgaacaatccaatttttaaaaacaggccaaagctctgaagagacacctcaactgtagcatgaatcttaaaaagtcttattaataaaaacaaacctggagccaagtattggggtaaatgctggaagatcagagaagcagaacaagccacagccacctcaccttgccagttcctcagctgattctgtttcctcagactggaagcttctgtgtcctcatcccaatggctctcagctgaactgctgttcgaaagcctgaaagcttaaccaggctctagttcctggtcctcacgccttaaatacctgtctgcttcttgccatcacttcctgggattaaaggcatgagtcactatgcttggctgtttccagtgtggcctctggaatgctaggattaaaggtatgtgtaccaccattttctggcctctatgtctatctagtggctgttctgttctctgaccccagataagtttattagggtgcacaatattttggggaacacaataccaccacacttccccttttttgtctaaaatttaaaaaaaaaaaccttataactaatacaagaaaaactatccaataagtgtatacaatatatacagtcaagaattacattaacgccgggcggtggtggcgcacgcctttaatcccagcactcgggaggcagaggcaggcggatctctgtgagttcgaggccagcctggactaccaagtgagttccaggaaaaggcacaaaactacacagagaaaccctgtctcaaaaaacaaaaaacaaaagaaagaaaaaagaattacattaacaatatctagtccactaacatttgacagattcagacaaaaattatatatatatatatatatatatatatatatatatatattaacaatgtccagtccagtaacatttgataaactcagacaaaaaaattcatcacttatcctatttaaaacaagcagttccttttaaaaagtggattcaagccgggcggtggtggcgcacgcctttaatccagcactcggagcagagccaagtggatctctgtgagttcgaggccagcctggctacaagtgagttccaggaaaggagcaaagctac
Encoded here:
- the Pnck gene encoding calcium/calmodulin-dependent protein kinase type 1B, encoding MLLLKKQTEDISSVYEIREKLGSGAFSEVMLAQERGSAHLVALKCIPKKALRGKEALVENEIAVLRRISHPNIVALEDVHESPSHLYLAMELVTGGELFDRIMERGSYTEKDASHLVGQVLGAVSYLHSLGIVHRDLKPENLLYATPFEDSKIMVSDFGLSKIQAGNMLGTACGTPGYVAPELLEQKPYGKAVDVWALGVISYILLCGYPPFYDESDPELFSQILRASYEFDSPFWDDISESAKDFIRHLLERDPQKRFTCQQALQHLWISGDAALDKDILGSVSEQIQKNFARTHWKRAFNATSFLRHIRKLGQSPEGEEASRQGMTRHSHPGLGTSQSPKW